One Paralysiella testudinis genomic window, ACCCGGCAGCTTAAGCGCCAAAGCACCTTGACCAAAACCAGCTATTACAGCAGATGGTGGGTGGCTTGCCACAACCAGCTTAAATTCAAATACATTTTGATGGATTCATGGTTTACATTATAAGAATAAGAAACTTTCAAACACATCCACCAAAAGCAAAAATACTTTGCCAACGCACTGAAAAGAAACCGGCACATTGCTTAATGCTTTACTTGCCAATTACCAAAGCAGTATTTGCAAAACATTGTAAAAAGCATATACAGTACATTATATTCTATATGAATTTTTCATCGATGTTAATATATTTTAGCAATTCATATAATATATTTAATATATTTCAATTACCGCTCCCGTAATGCCTGCTTCAAACGGGTAATAGGTTTAATCAGATACTGGAACACGGTTTTTTCACCGGTTTTAATGTCTACCGTGGCAATCATGCCAGGAATAATCGGCATGGCTTTGCCGTTTTTATCTTTCAAGCTATTGGTGTCGGTTTGCACCAAAATACGGTAATAAGCCTCATTGGGATCTAATTTCAGGTCACTGGGGCGGCGCTGGTCGTGCAGGGTATCGGGGCTGATTAAGGTTACTTTGCCTTCTAGGCCACCATAAATGGCATAGTCGTAAGCGCTTACTTTTACCACTGCAGGCAGCCCGGGGCGAACAAAGGCGACGTCTTGCGGGCGGATATAGGCTTCAACCAAGAGTTTGTCATCCAGCGGCACCAGCTCCAAAATATCTTGACCCGCAGATACTACGCCACCCACGGTATTGATGCGGATGTTTTTCACCACGCCGCGCATGGGGGCATAGATGGTGCTGCGCTCAACCGGGTCTGCTCGCATGGCCATGTTTTCACGGGCTTGTGCCAATTCGGATTCGGTACGCACCAATTCGTTGTTGGCGTCTGCGGCATAGCGGTTCTGCCGTTCGGCAATTTGCAGCGACATATCGGCAGACTGGCGCTGCATACGCAATAGCTCTACTTCAGACATCACGCCTTGGGCAACCATTGGCTTGGTAATCGCAATTTCTTTATCCAAGCTGGTTTTGCCTTCCCGCAAACCGGCTACGGCGTCGGTAACGGCACGTTTGCGGGCAACATAGGCGGCACGCTCACGCTGTTCCAGCTCTGGTGGAGTGTTGGGCGGGAAGGCCAACGCGGTGCCGTATGACTCGGCTTGCAGCCGTGCGGCCATGGCTTCCAAGTTGGCCACTTTGGCCTCGCTTTCGCGAAAAATGGCTGAGCTTCTAGTATCATCCAAGCGCAATAATACCTGTGACTTTTCAACCACCTCGCCCTCTTTCACTCTCATTTCAATAATTACGCCCGGATCTAGACTCTGTACAATTTGCTCGCGGCTGCTGGGAATAATGCTGCCTTGGCCGCGTGTGACTTCTTCAATATTGCTGTTGTAAGCCCAGATAACAAAAACCACAAGGAATACAAAGAAGAAAATAATCATCCAAAACATGCCGCTGTGCTTTTCTTTCTGCAGCGCAGCGTTCAGATCGTTAATGAGTTTCAAGTCGCTTTGCTTGAAATTTTCTGGCGGAGGCGTGGATTTGCTGCTCATGTTTACATTATCACTCTATATATATAAGTATTCAGCTGTGGGGCTGCCTGAAAATCTATTCAGGCAGCCTTGTATAGAAGGGTTTTTAATTATGCCTGGTTTGGTTGCTGCGCTGCTGCTTGTGCTTGTTGCTGAGCCGCCGCTTCGTTTTCCATCAGCTTTTTCAATACAGCATCACGGGGGCCGTCCATGACCACTTGGCCACCGTCAAC contains:
- a CDS encoding HlyD family type I secretion periplasmic adaptor subunit — its product is MSSKSTPPPENFKQSDLKLINDLNAALQKEKHSGMFWMIIFFFVFLVVFVIWAYNSNIEEVTRGQGSIIPSSREQIVQSLDPGVIIEMRVKEGEVVEKSQVLLRLDDTRSSAIFRESEAKVANLEAMAARLQAESYGTALAFPPNTPPELEQRERAAYVARKRAVTDAVAGLREGKTSLDKEIAITKPMVAQGVMSEVELLRMQRQSADMSLQIAERQNRYAADANNELVRTESELAQARENMAMRADPVERSTIYAPMRGVVKNIRINTVGGVVSAGQDILELVPLDDKLLVEAYIRPQDVAFVRPGLPAVVKVSAYDYAIYGGLEGKVTLISPDTLHDQRRPSDLKLDPNEAYYRILVQTDTNSLKDKNGKAMPIIPGMIATVDIKTGEKTVFQYLIKPITRLKQALRER